The following are from one region of the Candidatus Acidulodesulfobacterium ferriphilum genome:
- the dnaX gene encoding DNA polymerase III subunit gamma/tau, with amino-acid sequence MYQVLARKYRPKIFDEIAGQDSIVQTLKNAVIHDRIAHAYIFSGTRGVGKTSIARILAKSINCENGPTINPCGVCSACVQIQNGSSVDVIEIDGASNTGVDAIRDLKENIIYLPQSFKYKIYIIDEVHMLSNSAFNALLKTLEEPPAHAKFIFATTELHKVPETILSRCQRFNFKRIPTDIIYRKLKEIAAAEDISVTDENLMIMASLADGSVRDSLTTFDTIISYFGKDIKEDISPVLGLTVKAAIVDLIGAIFKKDYEASIRLAKEIHDSGADIRQFIKQLAFYIRNILIIKLKYKDMINDMTDEEINALIPLAGQKHQEELLDMIDILLNSDAKYQKISSPSLMLELTLFRLINIPSKHNVTELINKIDKFISLKTNQAENPKIEDKTGKFNLNDETLTPPPPAFDSSFALRQPLPKIAAPANAQTDRQVKTAPNDGNNTHGGSDEFFAHFDKIDEKLAQENGKQETNALIDDGIKADEAEKPEESIIMESIKDIFGKDIERIDKTKK; translated from the coding sequence ATGTATCAGGTGCTTGCCAGAAAATACAGGCCAAAAATTTTCGATGAAATAGCGGGACAGGATAGCATTGTCCAAACGCTTAAAAATGCCGTTATCCACGACAGGATTGCCCATGCCTACATATTTTCGGGTACGAGAGGGGTCGGCAAAACATCTATCGCAAGAATACTTGCAAAATCGATTAACTGCGAAAACGGCCCTACGATAAATCCGTGCGGCGTTTGTTCCGCCTGCGTCCAGATCCAAAACGGCAGTTCGGTAGATGTCATAGAAATCGACGGGGCATCGAATACGGGCGTTGACGCAATAAGGGATTTAAAAGAAAACATAATATATCTGCCGCAGAGTTTTAAATATAAAATTTACATCATCGACGAGGTTCACATGCTTTCTAACAGCGCCTTTAATGCTCTTTTAAAGACGCTCGAAGAGCCTCCCGCCCACGCTAAATTTATTTTTGCAACAACCGAATTGCACAAAGTCCCCGAAACTATTTTATCGAGGTGCCAGAGGTTTAACTTCAAAAGAATACCGACCGATATAATTTACCGTAAATTAAAAGAGATTGCGGCTGCGGAAGACATTTCCGTTACCGATGAAAACTTAATGATTATGGCCTCTTTGGCCGACGGATCCGTTAGGGACTCTCTCACAACCTTTGACACTATTATATCGTACTTCGGAAAGGATATAAAAGAAGATATATCGCCCGTTCTTGGATTAACCGTTAAAGCAGCAATCGTTGATCTTATCGGCGCAATTTTTAAGAAGGATTATGAAGCTTCCATCAGGCTGGCAAAAGAAATACACGACTCCGGGGCAGATATAAGGCAGTTTATAAAACAGCTTGCATTCTACATCAGAAATATTTTAATAATAAAATTAAAATATAAAGATATGATTAACGATATGACGGATGAAGAAATAAATGCTTTAATTCCCCTTGCCGGACAAAAACACCAGGAGGAACTTCTAGACATGATAGATATATTACTCAACTCGGACGCCAAATATCAAAAAATCTCTTCCCCTTCATTAATGCTTGAACTTACTCTTTTCAGGCTTATAAATATTCCATCGAAACATAATGTAACGGAACTCATAAATAAAATCGATAAATTTATATCGCTTAAAACAAATCAGGCAGAAAATCCAAAAATAGAGGATAAAACCGGCAAGTTTAATTTAAACGATGAGACTCTGACACCGCCTCCGCCCGCATTTGACTCATCCTTTGCACTTCGTCAGCCGCTGCCGAAAATCGCCGCTCCCGCAAATGCGCAAACGGACAGACAAGTTAAAACAGCGCCGAATGACGGTAATAATACGCACGGGGGATCAGACGAATTCTTTGCCCACTTCGATAAAATCGATGAAAAATTAGCTCAAGAAAATGGTAAGCAGGAAACTAACGCTTTAATAGATGACGGCATTAAAGCCGACGAAGCTGAAAAACCCGAAGAAAGCATAATCATGGAAAGCATAAAAGACATTTTCGGGAAAGATATCGAAAGGATAGATAAGACTAAAAAGTAA
- the fabG gene encoding 3-oxoacyl-[acyl-carrier-protein] reductase yields MSYCIDLSGKVTIVTGGYAGIGLSIVKSQLSAGARVIILGKTYSKFLDIRNELKEISDEFDFYELDIKNSREVTDIIRKIEAKESKIDILVNNAGIVRDSLLIRMSDEDWLDVLDVNLNGLFYVTKNVLKYMVKAKSGRVINITSVIGETGNAGQANYAAAKAGIIAFTKSIAKEYAARGIIANAVAPGFIKSSMTDKLPEDIKDGIKKTIPLSRIGDPTDVSNAVLFLSSILSDYITGAVINVNGGMFMQ; encoded by the coding sequence ATGTCTTATTGTATCGATTTAAGCGGTAAGGTAACGATTGTTACGGGAGGATATGCGGGAATCGGGTTGTCCATTGTCAAATCTCAACTTTCTGCAGGAGCAAGGGTTATAATTCTGGGCAAGACTTATAGCAAGTTTTTAGATATTCGGAATGAACTTAAAGAAATTTCGGATGAATTCGACTTCTACGAGCTCGATATAAAAAATTCTCGAGAGGTAACGGATATTATACGGAAAATAGAAGCAAAGGAGTCAAAAATAGACATTCTTGTCAATAACGCAGGCATTGTTAGGGATTCTCTGCTTATAAGGATGAGCGACGAGGACTGGCTCGATGTGCTTGATGTCAATTTAAACGGACTGTTTTATGTTACGAAAAATGTGTTGAAATATATGGTAAAAGCTAAAAGCGGCAGGGTAATTAACATAACATCCGTAATCGGCGAAACCGGAAACGCGGGTCAGGCGAACTACGCGGCAGCCAAGGCGGGAATTATTGCCTTTACTAAATCTATTGCCAAGGAATATGCCGCCAGAGGCATAATCGCGAATGCCGTTGCCCCGGGTTTTATAAAGTCGTCTATGACCGATAAATTACCGGAGGATATAAAAGACGGGATAAAAAAGACAATTCCGTTAAGCCGCATCGGCGACCCAACCGATGTTTCGAATGCGGTGCTTTTTTTATCGTCTATTTTATCGGATTATATCACGGGCGCCGTTATTAATGTAAACGGCGGAATGTTTATGCAGTAA
- a CDS encoding 50S ribosomal protein L32 codes for MANPKKRHSKCRRDKRRTHDSLEATNYSKCPNCGEPVLPHRMCANCKTYRGRVIIAATESKA; via the coding sequence ATGGCAAATCCAAAGAAAAGACACTCAAAATGCAGAAGGGATAAAAGGAGAACTCATGACAGCCTTGAGGCAACTAATTATTCAAAGTGCCCGAATTGCGGGGAGCCCGTGCTTCCGCATAGAATGTGCGCTAATTGCAAAACATACAGGGGACGGGTTATAATTGCGGCAACCGAATCAAAAGCCTGA
- a CDS encoding ketoacyl-ACP synthase III: MIYSQITGIGSYVPEKVLTNEELCSIVDTSDEWITSRTGIKERRIAEAGLTTSDIAANAARRAIKRSGVSPMDIELIIVGTITPDMIFPSTACIVQEKLGLKNAAAFDVSAGCSGFIYSLSIADSFIKSGRYKNALVIGADLLSRITDYTDRSTCVLFGDGGGAAVLSANTENTRGILSTHIHSEGGHDNILKLPAGGSLMPATAQTVNNLDHYIKMKGSELFKYAVKYLKDVAEEAIKFNGLKPEDIDLFVPHQANIRIIEATAKKLCFPMERVFVNVEKYGNTSSGSIPIALDEACVSGRIKEGDLVLIDAIGAGLAWASSIIRW, translated from the coding sequence TTGATATATTCACAGATTACAGGAATCGGTTCGTATGTTCCGGAAAAAGTGCTTACCAATGAAGAACTTTGCAGTATTGTCGATACATCGGACGAGTGGATTACCTCAAGGACCGGCATTAAAGAAAGACGGATCGCCGAAGCCGGCTTAACGACATCGGATATAGCCGCCAATGCCGCAAGGCGGGCAATTAAGCGCTCGGGGGTGAGCCCGATGGACATAGAGCTTATCATAGTCGGAACAATTACGCCGGATATGATATTTCCGTCCACCGCCTGCATCGTTCAAGAAAAATTAGGGCTGAAAAATGCGGCTGCTTTTGATGTAAGCGCAGGGTGCAGCGGCTTTATCTATTCTTTATCCATTGCAGACAGCTTTATTAAATCGGGCAGATATAAAAATGCATTAGTTATCGGCGCCGATTTACTTTCGAGAATTACCGATTATACCGACAGGTCAACCTGCGTATTATTCGGCGATGGAGGAGGGGCGGCGGTGTTATCCGCAAATACCGAAAATACAAGGGGTATCTTATCGACCCACATACATTCGGAGGGAGGGCACGATAATATACTTAAACTTCCCGCAGGAGGCTCTTTAATGCCCGCAACCGCTCAGACGGTAAATAATCTTGACCATTATATAAAAATGAAGGGTTCCGAGCTTTTTAAATATGCGGTAAAATATCTCAAAGATGTTGCCGAAGAGGCCATTAAATTTAACGGCCTTAAGCCGGAAGATATCGATTTGTTTGTTCCCCATCAGGCAAATATCAGGATAATAGAAGCCACCGCAAAGAAGTTGTGTTTTCCAATGGAGAGGGTTTTCGTAAATGTGGAGAAGTATGGAAATACTTCAAGCGGTTCAATCCCTATTGCGTTAGACGAAGCGTGCGTTTCTGGCCGCATAAAAGAAGGGGATCTTGTATTAATCGATGCTATCGGCGCCGGACTCGCATGGGCATCTTCTATAATAAGATGGTAA
- the plsX gene encoding phosphate acyltransferase PlsX, with translation MRIALDGFGSDKAPEPEVLGAIAAVESDEGLEIILTGDEAALESAFKKHGHMSSRVKIKHASERITMKDSPSSIVRNKKNSSLRVAYELVKNKEADVVISAGNSGASLAIAMFVFKRIKGIDRPAIATIMPAIGGYTVLIDAGANVDVKPHHLAQFAIMGAEYAAFMKDIKNPKIGLLSNGEEESKGNDLTREAYKIIKNTDLNFYGYVEGREIFNGKVDVVVCDGFTGNVILKASETLAETIFNLLRDEVDKSLMAKLGFFLAKKSLKNFKKLVDHNEYGGAPLLGVNGAAFIAHGGASPKAIASAIFVAKHFVEKGITLNISHKIEANAESGYLS, from the coding sequence ATTAGAATAGCTCTGGACGGCTTTGGCTCAGATAAGGCGCCGGAACCCGAGGTTTTAGGGGCAATAGCCGCCGTAGAGTCGGATGAGGGATTAGAGATAATACTCACAGGGGATGAGGCCGCATTAGAGAGTGCTTTTAAAAAACACGGGCATATGTCATCAAGGGTTAAGATAAAGCATGCTTCTGAGCGGATTACAATGAAGGATTCTCCGTCTTCTATCGTAAGGAATAAAAAAAACTCTTCTTTGCGCGTTGCTTACGAACTTGTAAAGAATAAAGAGGCGGATGTCGTTATCAGCGCGGGTAATAGCGGGGCATCATTGGCTATCGCTATGTTTGTTTTTAAGCGGATCAAGGGGATAGACAGGCCTGCGATAGCTACCATTATGCCGGCAATCGGCGGCTATACCGTTTTGATAGACGCGGGAGCGAATGTCGATGTCAAACCCCATCATCTTGCTCAATTTGCAATAATGGGCGCCGAATATGCCGCTTTTATGAAGGATATAAAAAATCCGAAGATAGGACTATTAAGCAATGGGGAAGAGGAATCCAAGGGCAACGATCTTACAAGGGAGGCTTATAAGATTATAAAAAATACCGATTTAAATTTTTACGGCTATGTCGAAGGCAGAGAGATATTTAACGGAAAAGTCGATGTAGTTGTTTGTGACGGATTTACGGGCAATGTTATTTTAAAAGCATCTGAGACGCTGGCCGAAACAATATTTAATCTTTTAAGAGACGAAGTGGACAAAAGCCTTATGGCGAAATTAGGGTTTTTTCTTGCTAAAAAATCATTAAAAAATTTTAAAAAACTTGTTGACCACAACGAATACGGCGGGGCGCCGCTTCTCGGGGTTAACGGAGCGGCATTTATCGCCCACGGCGGGGCAAGCCCAAAAGCAATCGCTAGCGCCATTTTCGTTGCCAAGCACTTTGTCGAAAAAGGGATAACTTTAAATATCAGCCATAAAATCGAAGCCAATGCCGAAAGCGGTTATTTATCCTAA
- the fabF gene encoding beta-ketoacyl-[acyl-carrier-protein] synthase II, producing MRTVNCDRRVVITGLSMITALGNDLESSWNKMIKGESGIGLITRFDTESYATKIAGEVKGFDPERFIDKKEVKKMDQFIHYAYACSKMAVDMSGLGITKENAHRVGVWIGAGIGGLMTIEKYHTLLLEGGPKKISPFFIPMLLINLAPGQISIMTGAKGPNASTVSACSTGTNSIGDAYKIIARGDADAMIAGGAESTITPLCISGFNAMKALSTRNDEPAKASRPFDKNRDGFVVSEGAGIVILEELSGALKRGAKIIAEIVGYGVSSDAYHLSTPDPNAEGAYYSMKNAIEDAGLTPDNIDYVNAHGTSTYYNDLNETKAIKQLFKDKTKELKISSIKSMIGHALGAAGGIEAVATALTVSTGIIPPTINLDEPGEECDLDYVPNVMQKADVRYAISNSFGFGGTNATLVFKKWEE from the coding sequence ATGAGAACAGTTAATTGCGATAGAAGAGTCGTTATTACGGGACTTTCCATGATTACTGCGCTTGGCAACGATCTTGAATCGTCATGGAATAAGATGATAAAAGGGGAAAGCGGCATCGGTTTAATTACCCGCTTTGATACGGAAAGCTACGCGACTAAGATAGCCGGCGAGGTAAAAGGATTTGATCCCGAGAGATTTATCGACAAAAAAGAAGTTAAAAAAATGGACCAATTTATTCATTACGCTTATGCCTGTTCCAAAATGGCCGTTGATATGTCGGGACTTGGGATTACGAAGGAAAATGCTCACAGGGTCGGCGTATGGATTGGCGCCGGCATCGGCGGGCTTATGACCATAGAAAAGTATCACACACTGCTTTTGGAAGGAGGACCCAAAAAAATTTCGCCGTTTTTTATCCCGATGCTTTTAATAAATCTGGCGCCGGGCCAGATTTCAATAATGACGGGAGCTAAAGGCCCTAACGCCAGTACCGTGTCTGCCTGTTCCACGGGCACCAATTCCATTGGAGACGCGTACAAAATAATAGCAAGGGGAGACGCCGACGCGATGATAGCGGGCGGCGCCGAATCCACGATTACCCCGCTTTGTATTTCGGGCTTTAACGCGATGAAGGCGCTTTCGACAAGAAACGACGAGCCGGCAAAGGCTTCGAGGCCGTTCGATAAAAATAGGGACGGCTTTGTCGTGAGCGAAGGGGCGGGTATCGTTATTCTCGAGGAGCTAAGCGGCGCATTAAAAAGGGGCGCAAAAATAATCGCCGAGATTGTGGGATACGGCGTTTCTTCGGATGCTTATCATCTTTCCACCCCGGACCCGAACGCCGAAGGCGCATACTACAGTATGAAAAATGCCATAGAGGACGCAGGGTTAACCCCCGATAATATAGATTATGTAAACGCCCATGGGACATCCACTTATTATAACGATTTAAACGAAACTAAGGCTATAAAGCAGCTTTTTAAGGATAAAACTAAGGAGTTAAAAATTAGTTCCATTAAATCCATGATAGGACATGCGCTTGGAGCGGCCGGCGGAATAGAAGCGGTTGCCACTGCATTAACGGTCAGTACGGGGATAATACCCCCTACGATAAATTTGGATGAACCCGGCGAAGAGTGCGATTTGGATTACGTTCCCAATGTAATGCAAAAGGCCGATGTACGATATGCGATATCAAATTCTTTTGGATTTGGCGGGACAAATGCCACATTAGTTTTTAAAAAATGGGAGGAATAA
- the fabD gene encoding [acyl-carrier-protein] S-malonyltransferase yields the protein MEKIVNSNIAFVFPGQGSQHTGMGKDIFENFSEARLVLEESSDALGMDMKKLILGDDECPLNLTENTQPAILTVSIAILKAMQKETGINPVCVSGHSLGEYSANVFAGSLDFLHALLITKKRGVFMQNACPVGFGRMAAIIGLDEDIIKSVINKINGSDNKDKVFIANFNSPVQTVISGESSSVDEACAVLKERGAKKTVILPVSAPFHTPFMEEAKGNLSAYFKEDWFSDAHCEIFSNAASLNYSKKNDVIRLLLEQITSPVRWSESVLNMKKIFNVSTFIEIGPSNVLSSLIKRIDKGVNSLSVNSVATLKELEKFLLVNN from the coding sequence ATGGAAAAAATAGTAAACTCTAATATCGCGTTTGTCTTTCCGGGGCAGGGGTCTCAGCATACGGGCATGGGAAAGGATATTTTTGAAAATTTTAGCGAAGCAAGACTTGTCTTAGAAGAGTCTTCGGATGCCTTAGGCATGGATATGAAAAAGTTAATTCTGGGGGACGATGAATGCCCGCTTAATTTGACCGAAAATACCCAGCCCGCCATTTTGACCGTGAGCATAGCCATACTTAAAGCAATGCAAAAAGAAACGGGCATTAATCCGGTTTGCGTTTCGGGCCATAGTCTCGGCGAGTACAGCGCCAATGTTTTTGCAGGTTCGTTAGATTTTTTGCATGCTCTTTTAATCACGAAAAAAAGGGGAGTTTTTATGCAAAACGCCTGTCCTGTGGGCTTTGGCAGGATGGCGGCAATAATTGGACTTGACGAGGATATTATAAAATCGGTAATTAATAAGATAAACGGTTCGGATAATAAGGACAAGGTATTTATAGCGAATTTTAATTCGCCCGTTCAAACCGTTATATCGGGGGAATCCTCCTCCGTGGACGAGGCATGCGCCGTTCTTAAAGAACGGGGAGCCAAAAAGACTGTTATATTGCCGGTCAGCGCCCCGTTTCATACGCCGTTTATGGAAGAGGCAAAGGGTAATTTGTCAGCCTATTTTAAAGAAGACTGGTTTTCTGATGCCCATTGCGAAATATTTTCAAATGCCGCCTCTTTAAATTATTCTAAAAAAAATGATGTTATCAGGCTTCTTTTGGAACAGATAACTTCTCCCGTGAGATGGAGCGAGTCCGTTTTGAATATGAAGAAAATATTTAATGTTTCCACCTTTATTGAAATCGGACCTTCAAATGTTTTAAGTTCTTTAATAAAAAGGATAGATAAAGGGGTCAATTCTTTATCCGTTAATTCCGTTGCGACATTAAAAGAATTGGAAAAATTTTTACTTGTTAATAACTAA
- the fabK gene encoding enoyl-[acyl-carrier-protein] reductase FabK — protein sequence MIKSPICDKIGIKYPIFQGGMAWASNYALASAVSNAGGLGIIGAGQMPPDLLVKEIRKAKENTDKPFGVNLILYLPHIGELVDAVIREGVPVVTTGAGNAGPYIKKFHEAGIKVIPVIPSTALAKRMEKAGADALIAEGTESGGHIGELTTMVIVPQVVDSVNIPVIAAGGIADYRGFAAALCLGASGVQMGTRFLATKECHVHQNWKDMVIKASDRDTVVTGRPTGHPVRVLKNRLAKMFLELEEKCSPAVEYEKLGTGRLKAASVDGDIEMGSLMSGQIAGLIKEEKTVKEVIEEIIFQAEDFINNMSKFIKG from the coding sequence ATGATAAAATCTCCCATATGTGATAAAATTGGGATAAAATATCCGATTTTTCAGGGCGGAATGGCATGGGCGTCGAATTATGCTCTTGCAAGCGCCGTTTCAAATGCCGGAGGCTTGGGTATAATAGGGGCGGGGCAGATGCCCCCGGATCTCCTTGTTAAGGAAATAAGAAAAGCCAAGGAAAATACCGATAAGCCTTTCGGCGTAAATCTTATACTGTATTTGCCTCATATAGGTGAATTAGTCGATGCCGTTATACGGGAGGGCGTCCCTGTTGTTACGACTGGAGCAGGAAACGCGGGACCTTACATTAAAAAATTTCACGAAGCGGGCATAAAAGTAATTCCCGTTATTCCATCGACGGCTCTTGCAAAAAGGATGGAAAAGGCTGGAGCAGATGCCTTAATTGCCGAGGGTACAGAATCGGGAGGGCATATCGGGGAGCTAACCACCATGGTAATTGTTCCGCAGGTTGTCGATAGCGTTAATATTCCCGTTATAGCTGCGGGCGGTATTGCGGATTACAGAGGGTTCGCCGCCGCTTTATGTCTGGGCGCAAGCGGCGTTCAAATGGGCACGAGGTTTCTTGCGACTAAGGAATGTCATGTGCATCAAAACTGGAAAGATATGGTAATAAAGGCATCCGACAGGGATACCGTCGTTACAGGAAGGCCGACGGGGCATCCCGTCAGGGTGTTAAAAAACAGGCTTGCGAAAATGTTTCTCGAATTGGAAGAAAAATGTTCGCCAGCCGTTGAATACGAAAAACTCGGCACGGGAAGGCTAAAAGCCGCGTCAGTTGACGGGGATATCGAAATGGGTTCTTTAATGAGCGGCCAGATTGCGGGACTCATAAAAGAAGAAAAAACCGTAAAAGAGGTTATAGAAGAAATAATTTTTCAGGCTGAGGATTTTATTAATAATATGTCTAAATTTATAAAAGGTTAA
- a CDS encoding acyl carrier protein: MSVEKKVKEIIVEQLGVTPDEVTNEASFVEDLGADSLDTVELVMAFEEEFGIEISDEDAEKIKTVQDAVSYIDEHTK; the protein is encoded by the coding sequence ATGTCAGTGGAAAAAAAGGTTAAAGAAATAATCGTCGAGCAGCTCGGGGTTACTCCCGATGAGGTTACGAACGAGGCTTCATTTGTCGAGGACCTTGGTGCGGATTCTTTGGACACCGTAGAATTGGTTATGGCTTTTGAAGAGGAGTTCGGGATAGAGATATCCGATGAAGATGCCGAAAAGATTAAAACGGTTCAGGATGCAGTTTCATATATCGATGAGCATACAAAATAA
- a CDS encoding valine--tRNA ligase translates to MQKSEENFNNFKDFPKNYDYQAVEKKIAQYWEDNDTYSFDFFDTEKEIFSADTPPPYVSSAHLHVGHVMSYSQAEFIVRYKRMKGFNVFYPMGFDDNGLPTERYVEKKYKINKSKITREEFIDLCLKETKIGIETYKALWKSAGISVDYRLSYSTIDERCRKTSQKSFIDLYHKKLMERRNEPILWCPQCRTSLAQADIIIEELNGILYDIEFKSSSGQGLIISTTRPELLGACVAIYANPLDDRYRFLNGQSVKTPLYNKDVPVKYDETVDINYGTGLMMVCTWGDAEDVRKWKEHKLDTAIIIDKAGRLNEAAGAYSGLTARDAKRAIVDDLKKLSFIKGEKPLLHNVGVHDRCETPVEFIRELQWFIKILDNKDKFLEAASEIKWYPDFMKPRYDEWVNNLKWDWNISRQRFYGVPFPVWYCANCGEVILAKEDELPVDPAVAHPNIIKCPKCGGEKFDPETDVMDTWMTSSMTPLINALWAYDSRTADKKKLLDRIYPMSLRPQAQEIIRTWLFYTVVKSIYHTGNIPFKNVMISGWGLDKNGKKMSKSLGNFVGPEEIINKYSADALRYWASKANLGQDLRFNEEDAVNGRRLLIKLWNAARFLITNVNEGFNPYEKDISELELGEVDKWVITEFENTLKICGNYMESYEYSSSLKAMVDFFYNVYCDNYLEIIKNVFWDEEEENFDRKDKALNVMYFVSFNMIKIFAPFFPFITEELYLSFYKNFETAGSIHLSNWPDYRKELNFESSIKIAKILLNIIEASRKLRTSLNLHQNHKIDKLLVKTLNNDYISILNSVNSDIKSAARAKRMIFSDEADFKTADDNLFIKIEK, encoded by the coding sequence ATGCAAAAATCCGAAGAAAATTTTAATAATTTCAAAGATTTTCCGAAAAATTACGACTATCAGGCGGTCGAAAAAAAGATAGCGCAGTATTGGGAAGATAACGATACATATAGTTTTGATTTCTTTGATACCGAAAAGGAAATTTTTTCGGCCGATACGCCTCCGCCTTATGTTTCATCCGCCCATCTCCATGTCGGGCATGTAATGAGTTATTCCCAGGCCGAGTTTATCGTCAGGTACAAAAGAATGAAAGGGTTTAATGTGTTTTATCCGATGGGTTTCGACGATAACGGCCTTCCTACTGAGCGGTATGTCGAAAAAAAGTATAAAATAAACAAGTCTAAGATAACGAGGGAAGAGTTTATAGACCTTTGCTTAAAAGAGACGAAGATTGGCATCGAGACATATAAAGCCTTATGGAAATCCGCAGGAATAAGCGTCGATTACCGGCTGTCATACTCTACGATAGATGAAAGATGCAGGAAAACATCCCAAAAATCATTTATTGATCTTTACCATAAGAAGCTGATGGAAAGAAGGAACGAGCCTATTTTATGGTGCCCTCAATGCAGAACCTCGCTTGCACAGGCGGATATTATAATAGAAGAATTAAACGGTATTTTGTACGACATAGAATTTAAATCATCATCGGGCCAGGGTCTTATAATATCCACAACCCGCCCCGAATTACTAGGGGCATGCGTTGCGATTTATGCCAACCCTCTTGACGACAGATACAGATTTTTAAACGGGCAAAGCGTTAAAACCCCTCTATATAATAAAGATGTTCCGGTTAAATATGACGAAACCGTCGATATAAATTATGGAACAGGTTTGATGATGGTTTGCACCTGGGGCGATGCCGAAGATGTTAGAAAATGGAAGGAGCATAAACTTGACACGGCTATAATTATAGATAAAGCGGGAAGATTAAACGAGGCGGCCGGGGCTTATAGCGGATTAACCGCAAGGGATGCAAAAAGAGCAATAGTAGATGACCTCAAGAAATTATCGTTTATAAAAGGGGAAAAACCGCTTTTGCATAATGTCGGCGTTCATGACAGGTGTGAAACTCCCGTCGAATTTATTCGCGAGCTCCAATGGTTTATAAAAATTTTAGATAATAAAGATAAATTCTTAGAGGCTGCAAGTGAAATAAAGTGGTACCCCGATTTTATGAAACCGAGATACGACGAATGGGTTAATAATTTAAAATGGGACTGGAATATATCGAGGCAAAGATTTTACGGCGTGCCTTTTCCTGTCTGGTATTGCGCAAATTGCGGCGAAGTAATCCTTGCAAAAGAGGACGAACTGCCCGTGGACCCTGCCGTAGCCCATCCTAACATTATTAAATGCCCTAAATGCGGGGGAGAAAAATTTGACCCGGAGACGGATGTTATGGACACATGGATGACATCGTCGATGACCCCCCTGATTAACGCCTTATGGGCATATGATTCCCGCACCGCCGATAAAAAAAAACTTTTAGATAGGATTTACCCGATGAGCCTGCGGCCGCAGGCTCAGGAAATTATTCGAACATGGTTATTTTATACCGTCGTAAAATCTATTTATCATACGGGTAATATTCCGTTTAAAAATGTTATGATAAGCGGATGGGGACTTGATAAAAACGGCAAAAAGATGTCTAAAAGCTTAGGTAATTTTGTAGGACCCGAAGAAATAATAAATAAATATTCAGCGGATGCCTTAAGGTACTGGGCTTCAAAGGCAAATCTGGGGCAGGATTTAAGGTTTAACGAAGAAGATGCCGTGAACGGCAGAAGGCTTTTAATTAAATTATGGAATGCGGCAAGGTTTTTAATCACAAATGTCAACGAAGGATTTAATCCGTATGAGAAAGACATATCGGAGCTTGAATTGGGCGAAGTCGATAAATGGGTTATTACGGAATTCGAAAACACTTTAAAGATATGCGGGAACTATATGGAATCTTACGAATACTCCTCAAGTTTAAAGGCAATGGTCGATTTCTTTTATAATGTATATTGCGATAATTATCTCGAAATTATAAAAAATGTTTTTTGGGACGAGGAAGAAGAAAATTTTGACAGAAAAGATAAGGCTTTAAATGTTATGTATTTTGTTTCATTCAATATGATAAAAATATTTGCTCCATTTTTTCCGTTTATTACGGAAGAATTATATCTGTCGTTTTATAAAAATTTTGAAACGGCCGGCAGTATTCATTTGTCAAATTGGCCCGATTACAGAAAAGAACTTAACTTCGAATCTTCCATAAAAATCGCTAAAATTTTGTTGAATATTATAGAGGCTTCAAGAAAATTAAGAACAAGTTTAAATCTTCATCAAAATCATAAGATTGACAAACTTTTAGTTAAAACGCTGAACAACGATTATATAAGCATCTTAAACAGCGTAAACAGCGATATAAAATCTGCCGCACGGGCGAAAAGAATGATATTTTCCGACGAAGCGGATTTTAAGACCGCGGATGATAACCTGTTTATAAAGATAGAAAAATGA